A genomic region of Papaver somniferum cultivar HN1 chromosome 7, ASM357369v1, whole genome shotgun sequence contains the following coding sequences:
- the LOC113292595 gene encoding MDIS1-interacting receptor like kinase 2-like gives MSLSANNITGRIPRELGKLKILSELYLHTSHLVGEIPEELFELSSLITLYLSSNKLSGRLSPSVGMLFNLQYIYLSRNELIGSIPNQLGECSKLLSLDLRNNNFNGSIPIQIGRLDSLSILLDFSQNKLSGEIPSDFGKLNKLEKLNLKDNKLFGSIPSSFFQIVSLTVVDFSYNELSGPVPNIKAFQNASVDATKKNKGLCGNISRGLKPCNSPDVLIRRKEFNKKHLVIILVSVFSSLFLLLLLFAILFHCRKKSASNVEDSAKTGSTNVGRNLFSVWDYDGTLVFEDIIEATENFDTKYCIGTGGYGSVYKAELSNGQVVAVKKFHLPDEDSELFVMNSFESEVTALTETRHRNIVKLFGFCSNPERRISFLVDEFMERGSLKTVLSDGERAVEFDWIKRIRFINGTANALAYMHHDCVPALVHRDLTSNNVLLDSEYGARVSDFGTARMLKPDSSNWTSLAGTFGYIAPELAYKMKVTENCDVYSFGVLIFEVLMGRHPSEVITLLSDLLLPSSSLIPTETDQKLRDILDQRIGAPGNGVQKEIMYITKVRISCLQGIQVLGQLCKKYRSSYHCQPRVGHLLQSLWKLADLLILSDEFV, from the exons ATGTCCCTCTCAGCGAACAATATCACTGGCAGAATACCGCGTGAACTTGGAAAACTGAAGATTTTAAGTGAACTTTATCTTCATACAAGTCATTTAGTAGGGGAAATTCCAGAGGAGCTGTTTGAATTGTCTTCTTTAATCACTTTATATCTGTCTAGTAACAAACTTTCTGGTAGGTTGTCACCATCTGTCGGAATGTTGTTCAACTTACAGTATATTTACTTATCAAGAAATGAACTTATTGGATCAATACCCAACCAACTTGGGGAGTGTTCAAAGTTATTGTCCTTGGATTTGAGAAACAACAATTTTAATGGAAGCATTCCGATCCAAATTGGAAGATTGGACTCGTTATCAATTCTGCTGGATTTTAGTCAGAACAAGTTGAGTGGAGAGATACCGTCAGACTTCGGAAAATTAAACAAACTAGAAAAGTTAAATTTAAAGGACAACAAACTTTTTGGATCAATTCCATCTTCATTTTTTCAAATTGTTAGCTTGACTGTTGTGGATTTTTCTTACAATGAGTTGAGTGGACCTGTTCCAAACATCAAGGCCTTTCAGAATGCGTCAGTTGATGCAacgaagaaaaacaaaggtttgTGTGGTAATATCTCTAGAGGTCTAAAGCCATGCAATTCTCCGGATGTGTTAATTAGAAGAAAAGAGTTCAACAAGAAGCATCTGGTGATAATCCTTGTCTCTGTGTTCAGTTCATTGTTTCTTCTACTTCTGTTGTTTGCCATTTTGTTTCATTGCCGGAAAAAATCTGCAAGCAATGTTGAGGATTCAGCCAAAACTGGATCTACCAATGTGGGGAGAAACTTGTTCTCGGTATGGGATTACGATGGCACATTAGTGTttgaagacataattgaagcaacagAGAATTTTGATACAAAGTATTGCATTGGGACGGGAGGATATGGGAGTGTTTACAAAGCAGAGCTGTCAAATGGCCAGGTTGTTGCCGTGAAGAAATTTCACTTGCCAGATGAAGATTCCGAGTTATTTGTCATGAACTCTTTTGAAAGCGAAGTGACTGCATTGACAGAAACTCGTCACAGGAACATCGTGAAGCTTTTTGGTTTCTGTTCTAATCCAGAACGACGGATATCATTTTTGGTGGATGAGTTCATGGAGAGGGGAAGCTTGAAAACTGTTTTATCTGATGGAGAACGAGCAGTGGAGTTCGATTGGATAAAGCGGATTAGGTTCATCAATGGAACAGCTAATGCACTTGCTTACATGCACCATGATTGCGTACCTGCATTAGTACATAGGGACTTAACGAGCAACAATGTCTTGTTAGATTCAGAATATGGTGCTCGTGTGTCTGATTTTGGTACTGCGAGAATGTTAAAACCAGATTCATCAAATTGGACATCACTTGCAGGAACCTTCGGATATATTGCTCCAG AGCTTGCTTATAAAATGAAGGTAACCGAAAATTGTGATGTTTATAGCTTTGGGGTTCTAATATTTGAAGTGCTAATGGGTAGGCATCCATCTGAAGTCATCACACTGCTCTCTGATTTACTTCTTCCGTCTTCGTCTTTGATTCCAACGGAGACTGATCAAAAGTTGAGAGACATCTTAGACCAACGCATCGGAGCTCCAGGGAATGGTGTTCAGAAGGAAATAATGTACATTACCAAGGTCAGAATTTCATGCTTACAGGGGATCCAAGTACTCGGCCAACTATGCAAGAAGTATCGGTCGAGCTATCATTGTCAGCCAAGAGTAGGACATCTTTTGCAAAGCCTTTGGAAACTGGCAGACCTGCTGATATTGTCTGATGAATTTGTGTAA